The Hahella sp. HNIBRBA332 genome window below encodes:
- a CDS encoding GTP-binding protein: MPTKEQNAVPNRIPTSIITGFLGAGKTTAILHLLDQKPVNETWAVLVNEFGEVGIDGAILSGKGALVKEVPGGCMCCVNGLPMQIGLNMLLARKPDRLLIEPTGLGHPDEIIATLNGEHYRDIVRIQATLTLLDPRKVNDPRYSENENFRKQVQVADILVANKTDLCSDEDKRTFYEWVKTARPDLHEDAIGWINHGRVDPSWLEHTAAPSDYSVPPSPESKLPFIDIALTPQQDIVRKENRGDGYFSCGWVFSPKYLFDLKEVLNLVYSLNVERCKGVFRTSEGAAVINAENGGVTVYTVTEAPDSRIEVIDSQPLDVESLEKLLNEILVNDTTT, encoded by the coding sequence ATGCCAACCAAAGAACAGAACGCAGTGCCTAACAGAATCCCCACCAGTATTATCACCGGCTTTCTGGGAGCCGGAAAAACCACCGCCATTCTTCACCTCCTGGACCAAAAACCCGTCAATGAGACCTGGGCGGTATTGGTGAATGAGTTCGGCGAAGTCGGCATCGACGGAGCCATTCTTTCCGGCAAGGGAGCGTTAGTGAAAGAAGTCCCTGGCGGCTGTATGTGTTGCGTAAATGGTCTACCCATGCAAATCGGGTTGAACATGCTGCTGGCGCGCAAACCCGACCGCTTGCTCATTGAGCCGACCGGGCTTGGACATCCCGATGAAATCATCGCGACGCTTAACGGCGAACACTACCGGGATATCGTACGCATTCAGGCGACTCTGACATTATTGGACCCAAGAAAGGTCAATGACCCGCGTTATAGCGAGAATGAGAATTTCAGAAAGCAGGTTCAGGTCGCCGATATCCTGGTCGCCAACAAAACCGACTTATGTTCTGACGAGGATAAGCGAACGTTTTACGAATGGGTAAAGACCGCCAGACCCGACTTGCATGAAGACGCTATTGGCTGGATCAATCACGGACGCGTCGACCCGAGTTGGTTGGAACATACCGCCGCTCCCAGCGACTACAGCGTTCCGCCGTCGCCGGAAAGCAAGCTTCCCTTTATCGACATCGCTCTCACGCCCCAACAGGATATCGTACGCAAAGAAAACCGCGGCGACGGTTATTTCAGTTGCGGCTGGGTCTTCTCCCCGAAATACCTTTTCGACTTGAAGGAAGTGCTGAACCTTGTCTACTCCCTGAATGTAGAGCGTTGCAAAGGCGTGTTTCGCACCTCGGAAGGCGCTGCGGTGATCAACGCGGAAAATGGAGGCGTCACCGTTTATACCGTCACCGAAGCGCCGGACAGCCGCATCGAGGTGATCGACAGTCAGCCTTTGGACGTGGAAAGCCTGGAAAAACTTCTAAACGAGATTCTGGTCAACGATACAACGACTTAA
- a CDS encoding MarR family winged helix-turn-helix transcriptional regulator, with the protein MSDNLIFEFIERIGYVIRTEWRKALLEYDLQPVHLDVLRYLAACNRYSDTPQGVAEYLEITKGTISQSIKQLESKGFVEKQADASDRRMVHLHLTEKAQALLDKLTPPPGFDAAMRNFSGQEEAALLGNLRDILAQWQIARKRQRFGVCHTCRYYQPGGAGTGQCGLTGEGLSAEDSQKICREFT; encoded by the coding sequence ATGTCTGACAACCTTATTTTTGAATTTATTGAACGTATCGGCTACGTCATCCGCACAGAGTGGCGCAAGGCGTTGCTGGAATACGATCTGCAGCCGGTGCATCTGGATGTGCTGCGTTATTTGGCGGCCTGCAACCGCTATTCGGATACGCCGCAAGGCGTCGCGGAATATCTGGAAATTACCAAAGGCACAATATCCCAGAGCATCAAGCAGCTTGAATCCAAAGGCTTTGTGGAAAAGCAGGCGGATGCCTCGGATCGGCGCATGGTGCATCTTCATCTGACGGAAAAAGCGCAAGCGCTGCTGGATAAACTCACGCCCCCGCCTGGGTTCGACGCCGCCATGCGTAACTTTTCCGGACAAGAGGAAGCCGCCTTGCTCGGGAACCTGCGCGATATCCTGGCGCAATGGCAGATAGCGCGTAAACGGCAGCGCTTTGGCGTTTGTCACACTTGTCGATACTATCAACCCGGCGGCGCCGGCACAGGCCAATGCGGGCTGACCGGAGAGGGGCTGTCTGCGGAAGACTCGCAAAAAATCTGCCGCGAGTTCACCTGA
- a CDS encoding exo-alpha-sialidase: MQEAFVFDFNDGRQCHAATVQDVEGGILLACFAGPREGAQKTGIWGAEYHGGRWRNQRLLVDSLQPSGRRYPLWNPVFFRAGDGLLLLYYQVGPSPSRWWGAYIESVDAGATWSQPRLLESGRIGPVRGRPVVLSSGVMLIPTSTENEGWRICFERSEDGGKTWSAHGPKASSLSAIQPVLLIHGQAIQSLCRTAEGFLGECWSFDEGLSWTDLRLTHIPAPDAAIDVVRANDGQFLLFHNSGAAGRSVLTMSASTDGEQWRPLHVLENGEGEFSYPCACMTRCGDLHIAYTWRRETIKHVFFAAEELRSLM; the protein is encoded by the coding sequence ATGCAGGAAGCCTTTGTTTTCGATTTTAACGATGGCAGGCAATGTCATGCTGCGACCGTTCAGGACGTGGAGGGCGGCATATTGCTGGCTTGCTTTGCCGGTCCCAGAGAAGGGGCGCAGAAAACGGGGATATGGGGAGCTGAATATCATGGCGGACGCTGGCGCAACCAGCGCCTCCTGGTTGACTCCCTGCAACCAAGCGGACGCCGCTACCCCTTATGGAATCCTGTTTTCTTCAGAGCCGGCGATGGTCTCTTGCTGTTGTACTATCAAGTGGGGCCGAGCCCCTCCCGCTGGTGGGGCGCTTATATTGAATCTGTGGATGCGGGAGCTACCTGGTCGCAACCGCGATTACTTGAGAGCGGTAGAATCGGGCCGGTGCGTGGGCGTCCGGTCGTGTTGTCTTCCGGCGTTATGCTTATCCCAACCAGCACGGAAAATGAGGGGTGGCGAATCTGCTTTGAGCGCAGTGAAGACGGGGGTAAAACCTGGAGCGCGCATGGGCCGAAGGCCTCGTCTTTGTCGGCGATTCAGCCCGTATTGCTGATTCATGGACAAGCTATTCAGAGCCTTTGCCGCACGGCGGAAGGTTTTCTGGGAGAGTGTTGGTCGTTTGATGAAGGCCTAAGCTGGACTGATTTGCGCCTGACGCATATACCTGCGCCGGATGCCGCCATTGATGTGGTGCGCGCCAACGACGGTCAGTTTCTCTTGTTTCATAACTCAGGCGCGGCAGGTCGCTCTGTGCTGACCATGTCCGCCTCGACTGACGGCGAGCAATGGCGACCTCTCCATGTGCTTGAAAACGGTGAGGGCGAATTCTCTTACCCGTGCGCCTGCATGACTCGCTGCGGCGATCTCCATATCGCTTACACATGGCGGCGCGAGACGATCAAGCATGTATTCTTCGCCGCAGAGGAGCTGCGCAGCCTGATGTGA
- a CDS encoding DUF2218 domain-containing protein, producing the protein MLKSVATVPTDSASLYLNKLCKHFRHKVPAEWDDHEGRVQFKPGTCVMKADQATLEMVCEAENEEALGVVQYILDDHLVRFARKEDIQINWRRID; encoded by the coding sequence ATGCTTAAATCTGTCGCGACAGTACCCACAGACTCTGCGAGCCTGTACCTCAACAAGCTTTGCAAACACTTTCGCCATAAAGTGCCGGCGGAATGGGATGATCATGAAGGTCGGGTGCAGTTCAAGCCCGGTACTTGCGTGATGAAAGCCGATCAGGCGACGCTGGAAATGGTTTGCGAGGCGGAGAACGAGGAAGCGCTTGGCGTGGTTCAATATATTCTGGACGATCACCTGGTTCGCTTCGCGCGCAAGGAAGATATTCAGATTAACTGGCGCCGCATCGATTAA
- a CDS encoding glycerate kinase, which translates to MKVLIAPDSFKECLSSQEVGAAIMAGVLRAAPHAHCEAIQISDGGEGFVAAILANKGGHERYVMVRNPLSEPVAAMWGLLQDGATAVIEVAAATGLHLLTRGQRNPFLAGSWGSGEVIRDALNAGARRFMIGLGGSASNDGGVGMLMALGLRALNAQGESIAPCAQGLRELTTLDYSGLDPRLRECDITIALDVDNPLCGEQGASAVFGPQKGAAPADVAELDGLLFHWLRLNEQVLGRELGGIPGGGAAGGLGMAFVGVLGAQGRKGIELVLELSGFDEKLKGADLVFTGEGCMDSQSLRGKAPLGVAQRAQSAGAPTIALVGALLGDATAARAMGLTAVFPIAPGAVTLDQALADAAVNLRRSAENATACFLAGRG; encoded by the coding sequence ATGAAAGTTCTGATTGCTCCAGATTCGTTCAAAGAATGCCTGTCCTCCCAGGAAGTCGGCGCCGCTATCATGGCGGGCGTATTGCGCGCTGCGCCTCATGCTCATTGCGAAGCCATCCAGATCTCCGATGGCGGCGAAGGCTTTGTTGCGGCGATTCTCGCCAACAAGGGCGGTCATGAACGCTACGTGATGGTGCGCAATCCACTGAGTGAACCGGTAGCGGCAATGTGGGGACTGTTGCAGGATGGCGCCACGGCGGTGATAGAAGTCGCCGCGGCGACAGGTCTGCATTTATTGACGCGGGGGCAGCGTAATCCTTTTCTGGCAGGCAGTTGGGGTAGTGGTGAAGTCATTCGCGATGCATTAAACGCCGGGGCCAGGCGCTTCATGATCGGACTTGGCGGCAGCGCCAGCAATGACGGCGGGGTAGGGATGCTCATGGCGTTGGGGCTGCGCGCGCTCAATGCACAAGGTGAATCGATCGCTCCCTGCGCGCAGGGATTAAGAGAGCTGACCACGCTGGACTACAGCGGACTGGACCCGCGCCTGCGCGAGTGCGACATCACCATCGCGCTGGATGTGGACAATCCTCTGTGCGGGGAGCAGGGCGCCTCGGCGGTGTTCGGTCCGCAAAAAGGCGCTGCGCCCGCTGATGTGGCTGAACTTGACGGCTTGCTGTTCCACTGGCTGAGGTTAAATGAGCAAGTATTGGGACGAGAGTTGGGTGGAATTCCTGGTGGCGGCGCTGCAGGCGGGCTGGGGATGGCGTTTGTCGGCGTGCTTGGCGCGCAAGGACGCAAGGGCATTGAATTGGTGTTGGAGCTCAGTGGATTTGACGAAAAATTAAAGGGGGCGGATCTGGTGTTTACCGGAGAAGGCTGTATGGATAGTCAAAGTCTGCGAGGCAAAGCGCCACTGGGCGTGGCGCAAAGAGCCCAAAGCGCCGGCGCGCCCACCATTGCGCTGGTTGGCGCGCTTTTAGGCGATGCGACGGCGGCGCGAGCAATGGGATTGACCGCTGTCTTTCCCATTGCGCCAGGGGCAGTCACTCTGGACCAGGCCTTGGCGGATGCCGCCGTCAACCTGCGTCGCAGCGCGGAAAATGCGACAGCCTGCTTCCTTGCTGGACGAGGCTGA
- a CDS encoding TonB-dependent receptor domain-containing protein, translated as MSFHVVRRLARSAQVPFPPAKLPLALRCASLAVALAPVAGVAQAEESTNLAPVTVWGTEVSSSSVYLGEEDISIKQADHLSDLLRDQPGVEVGGTHSVNQRINIRGLDDTDLDIRIDGASQNNFMYHHMGNLLINADILKAVDIQVGANSIVHGGLGGGVNFETKDAKDLLKPGRDFGGRLSLSHFTNDANQGSLTGYGKLGDSFDFLAYMLVNDRKNPEDGDGVENVGNDGKIKDHLIKLGYDIGEYDRLEFGYGAYRDEGDYTYRPDMGPATNTNIPGSSLPYPTEYNRDTYTLNYDMDRGDMLNMRLSLSHNELDLRRDESIVSGGVIEGEAINSGVNATAQTLTEAFGLEHLFTYGSDILRQQGISYKDGEQLTKEKALNIALFVEDRATFDSGLAITPGVRVDRYNLDSANADKTYTEVSGALAVEMPVTDALSIRASTTQTFKGPELSEIFNNAGGVKTPNPDIRPEDGHNEEFGVNYFKPGIWGAKSIAAGATLYRTKIHDVIQTKETETMSIDENVGTAVISGYEASFKYSLTDLSLMLTYASMDSEVRRHDGSITPLDREIGDTIGVIVTYYVPSSDLTFDWNAQFVSEEDNVAEGSENKEGYQVHNVSMQWLPKGQLDGVAVTFGIENLFDELYTAHASRTGISNHPRFGELLLNDYEPGRNYKLTLAYSF; from the coding sequence ATGTCCTTTCATGTTGTCCGAAGGTTAGCGCGTTCCGCCCAAGTTCCTTTCCCTCCCGCCAAGCTGCCGCTTGCATTGCGCTGTGCGTCATTGGCTGTCGCCCTGGCCCCAGTGGCTGGCGTCGCTCAGGCAGAGGAGAGCACCAATCTGGCGCCGGTAACCGTTTGGGGGACGGAGGTATCCAGCTCATCCGTATATTTGGGCGAAGAAGACATCTCCATCAAACAGGCGGACCACCTCAGCGACCTGTTACGGGACCAGCCAGGCGTGGAAGTGGGCGGCACTCACTCCGTCAACCAGCGCATCAATATTCGCGGTCTGGACGATACCGATCTGGACATTCGCATTGACGGCGCCAGTCAAAACAACTTCATGTACCACCACATGGGCAACCTGTTGATCAACGCTGATATTTTGAAAGCGGTGGATATTCAGGTGGGGGCTAACTCGATAGTGCATGGTGGCTTGGGCGGCGGTGTTAATTTTGAGACCAAGGACGCCAAAGATTTGTTGAAGCCCGGTCGCGACTTCGGCGGTAGATTGTCTTTGTCTCACTTCACCAATGACGCCAATCAGGGCTCCCTAACTGGTTATGGAAAACTGGGCGACAGCTTTGACTTCCTGGCTTATATGTTGGTGAATGACCGAAAGAATCCCGAAGACGGCGATGGTGTTGAGAACGTCGGCAATGACGGCAAAATCAAAGATCACCTGATCAAGCTGGGTTATGACATCGGTGAGTATGATCGTCTGGAGTTTGGCTATGGGGCGTACCGGGACGAAGGCGATTACACCTACCGACCGGATATGGGACCGGCGACGAATACGAACATCCCGGGTAGCTCATTGCCGTATCCAACGGAATATAACCGTGACACTTACACTCTGAATTACGACATGGATCGCGGCGATATGCTGAATATGCGCCTGAGTCTGTCTCACAATGAGCTGGACTTGAGGCGCGATGAATCCATCGTTTCCGGTGGCGTCATTGAAGGCGAGGCGATCAACTCGGGAGTGAACGCTACAGCGCAGACGTTGACCGAAGCGTTTGGTTTGGAGCACTTGTTCACCTATGGCTCCGATATCCTGCGTCAACAGGGTATCTCCTATAAAGATGGGGAGCAGCTGACTAAAGAGAAGGCGCTGAACATCGCCTTGTTCGTAGAAGATCGCGCGACTTTCGATAGCGGTCTCGCTATTACGCCTGGCGTCAGAGTTGATCGTTATAACCTCGACTCCGCGAATGCGGATAAGACCTACACGGAAGTGTCAGGCGCGCTGGCTGTAGAGATGCCTGTAACGGATGCGCTAAGTATTCGCGCCTCCACGACTCAGACGTTTAAAGGGCCTGAGTTGTCGGAGATCTTCAATAACGCAGGAGGGGTTAAGACACCTAATCCGGACATCAGACCTGAAGACGGCCATAACGAAGAGTTTGGCGTTAACTATTTCAAGCCTGGAATATGGGGAGCCAAGTCTATCGCCGCTGGAGCAACGTTGTACCGGACCAAAATCCATGACGTTATCCAAACAAAAGAAACTGAGACGATGAGTATAGATGAGAATGTGGGGACTGCGGTCATCAGCGGATACGAGGCCAGCTTTAAGTACTCGTTGACGGATTTATCATTGATGCTGACCTATGCCTCCATGGATTCGGAAGTGCGTCGTCATGATGGTTCGATTACGCCGCTGGATCGAGAAATTGGAGACACTATAGGCGTTATCGTAACTTACTATGTGCCCAGCTCTGATCTGACGTTTGACTGGAACGCTCAATTCGTCTCAGAGGAAGACAATGTAGCCGAAGGCTCGGAAAATAAAGAAGGTTATCAAGTGCATAATGTGTCCATGCAATGGCTGCCGAAAGGTCAGCTTGATGGTGTGGCGGTGACGTTCGGTATTGAAAACCTGTTTGATGAGTTGTACACCGCTCATGCTTCACGCACTGGCATCAGCAATCACCCTAGATTTGGTGAGCTGTTGTTGAATGACTATGAACCTGGACGTAACTACAAATTGACGCTGGCGTATTCGTTCTAA
- a CDS encoding RSP_7527 family protein: protein MKALTMAEVFLMTEAAREDPAKKARTVDYQIEEDGSIDYRYYINRAHEMRAEYAHSLVRKLWRKLRG from the coding sequence ATGAAAGCACTGACTATGGCGGAAGTGTTCCTGATGACTGAAGCCGCTCGTGAAGATCCCGCAAAGAAAGCCCGTACAGTGGACTATCAAATAGAAGAGGATGGAAGTATCGACTATCGCTATTACATCAATCGGGCTCATGAAATGCGAGCCGAGTATGCGCACTCTTTAGTGCGTAAGTTGTGGAGGAAGCTGCGTGGCTGA
- a CDS encoding AraC family transcriptional regulator has translation MVNAAQSSAPRIDADELIRLANDAGYRQQVEYSESHRKDAIMEGRFALTRYPSGLSVHLSDLKELQTLSTSMELPPKLTLSVILRGKLDFDLGDNSFEAGGAGPECFALCIPQRQIFHRRLRANRYLTKVNISVSREWLECRSLDEGGASFDTKELFSEDIVFAKWPASARLIGLAEQILNPPPLNRLLLSLYIESRAMELLSDGMLMLPKHVSKPRTGAAGILKSQESRRIATAREFIEAHLDTIDSLEETAAAVGMSVSTLQRRFKLAYGRTVFEYVRQRKLEAARDALLKKELSIGEAAYRAGYRHPSNFVTAFKRAFGATPGEL, from the coding sequence ATGGTAAACGCGGCTCAGTCGAGCGCGCCCCGCATTGACGCGGACGAGCTGATCAGACTGGCAAACGACGCCGGATACCGGCAACAGGTTGAATATTCGGAGTCCCATCGTAAAGACGCGATCATGGAAGGACGCTTTGCGTTGACCCGTTATCCGTCAGGTCTTTCCGTGCACCTTAGCGACCTCAAAGAGCTACAGACGTTATCCACCAGCATGGAACTACCGCCGAAGCTAACCTTATCGGTCATTCTTAGGGGGAAGCTGGATTTCGATCTGGGGGACAATAGCTTTGAAGCCGGCGGCGCAGGGCCGGAGTGTTTCGCCTTGTGCATTCCCCAACGGCAAATCTTCCACCGCCGGCTGCGCGCCAATCGCTACCTCACTAAGGTGAATATCTCCGTCAGTCGCGAATGGCTGGAATGTCGCAGTCTTGACGAGGGGGGCGCCTCTTTCGATACGAAAGAGCTGTTCAGCGAAGATATCGTGTTCGCCAAATGGCCGGCCTCCGCCCGCTTGATTGGGCTGGCGGAGCAGATCCTCAACCCTCCTCCCCTTAACCGCTTGCTCTTGAGCCTTTATATTGAAAGCCGCGCTATGGAATTACTCAGCGACGGCATGCTGATGCTGCCGAAACATGTCAGCAAACCTCGCACTGGCGCCGCAGGCATCCTGAAGTCTCAGGAAAGTCGCCGCATCGCCACCGCCAGAGAATTTATTGAAGCCCATCTGGACACCATTGACTCACTGGAGGAAACCGCCGCCGCAGTGGGCATGAGCGTCAGCACTTTACAACGTCGCTTCAAACTCGCCTACGGGCGCACTGTCTTCGAATACGTACGGCAGCGGAAACTGGAGGCTGCGCGTGATGCATTGCTGAAAAAAGAGCTAAGCATTGGCGAAGCCGCTTACAGAGCCGGTTATCGCCATCCTTCCAATTTCGTCACCGCCTTTAAACGCGCCTTCGGCGCCACGCCCGGCGAGCTGTAG
- a CDS encoding LysR family transcriptional regulator: MSRFEEMQIFAKVVETGSITRAAQVLDIAKSAVSRRLAELESRLGVQLLVRTTRKLTLTETGRSFYERCLRLLEDLAELEESVTSEHKSLSGKLKIAAPFTFGMMHLGCVFNDFMQMHPNLNFDINFNDRQVDIVQEGYDLAIRIGRLVDSTLIARPICKIHTVICASPAYLEKFGEPKTPEELTQHRVIHYSNLPNSIWRFWNSKGECIEVSVNPWLQANAGDYLRQAAINGYGIVTQPNFILYKEIASGALKPILTEYQLVESNAYLIYPHTRHLSHRVRTFVDYVLERFKGTPYWDLPLNEYCESAGCPSPSDFKPLPEDGAPTMK; encoded by the coding sequence ATGAGCCGTTTTGAGGAAATGCAGATTTTCGCCAAAGTGGTGGAGACTGGCAGCATCACCCGCGCGGCGCAGGTGTTGGATATCGCCAAGTCAGCGGTGAGCCGGCGTTTGGCGGAATTGGAATCCCGTCTGGGCGTGCAGTTGCTGGTGCGAACGACCCGCAAATTAACGCTGACCGAAACAGGGCGCAGTTTTTACGAGCGCTGTTTGCGACTGTTGGAGGATCTGGCGGAACTGGAAGAGTCGGTGACCAGCGAGCACAAGTCCCTGAGCGGTAAGCTGAAGATCGCGGCTCCGTTCACGTTCGGAATGATGCACTTGGGCTGTGTTTTCAATGACTTTATGCAAATGCACCCGAATCTTAACTTCGATATCAATTTTAATGATCGTCAAGTTGACATCGTGCAGGAAGGGTATGACCTGGCGATTCGTATTGGACGCCTGGTGGACTCCACTTTGATCGCTCGCCCAATCTGCAAAATCCACACGGTGATCTGCGCCAGTCCCGCCTATCTGGAGAAGTTCGGCGAACCCAAAACCCCGGAAGAATTAACGCAACATCGAGTAATTCATTACTCCAATCTGCCAAACAGTATCTGGCGCTTTTGGAACAGCAAGGGCGAATGCATTGAGGTGAGTGTTAATCCCTGGCTGCAGGCGAACGCTGGCGATTATCTGCGGCAAGCGGCGATCAATGGCTATGGGATCGTGACGCAGCCTAATTTCATTTTGTACAAGGAAATCGCCAGCGGAGCTCTGAAGCCCATACTGACGGAATACCAACTGGTGGAGTCTAACGCGTACCTGATTTACCCCCATACCCGCCACCTTTCTCATCGGGTGCGTACTTTTGTGGATTATGTTCTGGAGCGCTTCAAGGGGACGCCCTACTGGGATCTTCCTCTGAATGAGTACTGCGAAAGCGCGGGCTGCCCGTCGCCCTCCGACTTCAAGCCGCTACCGGAGGACGGGGCGCCAACCATGAAATAA
- the trxA gene encoding thioredoxin, whose product MSAFVKHISDADFKDAVINSDKPVLVDFWAEWCGPCRAIAPVLDELAEEMADDIQVVKVNVDDNQAIASAMGIRSIPTLIVFKDGKAVANHSGAVGMAQLKNFVAQAI is encoded by the coding sequence ATGAGCGCATTCGTAAAGCACATTTCAGATGCAGATTTTAAAGACGCCGTCATCAATTCAGACAAACCAGTATTAGTGGATTTTTGGGCTGAGTGGTGCGGTCCATGCCGGGCGATTGCACCGGTGCTGGACGAATTAGCGGAAGAGATGGCGGACGATATTCAGGTCGTCAAAGTCAATGTCGATGACAATCAGGCGATCGCCAGCGCCATGGGCATTCGCAGCATTCCGACTCTGATTGTCTTCAAGGATGGCAAGGCCGTGGCCAATCACAGCGGCGCCGTCGGTATGGCGCAATTGAAGAACTTTGTTGCGCAAGCGATTTAG
- a CDS encoding LysR substrate-binding domain-containing protein — MKLPDISTELLQTFVTVVDSGGVLRASERLFKTQSTVSMQLSRLEERLGVALFRTVGRRKELTPEGETMLIYARKILDLQNEALKAIQGVQFEGELTIGISRSLVDGDLTNELSKFAMQYPLIKLNVRSASSMHLHNAFEQEEFDCIIRLTQDPSADELVLSKAKMVWVASDKFQFDPGVPLRMANFTTPCQFRSISEKALKAAGIVWQEAYTTNNLNALMSAVRGNLAVSARTQHALQPGTRVVGPEEGLPELPEIFVVAQTRGSSRLAEFFISWLAPRPPVAA; from the coding sequence ATGAAGCTACCTGATATTTCCACGGAATTACTGCAAACCTTCGTCACCGTCGTGGACAGCGGCGGCGTGCTGCGCGCCAGTGAACGCCTGTTTAAAACCCAGTCCACCGTCAGCATGCAGCTCAGCCGCCTGGAGGAGCGCCTCGGCGTCGCCTTGTTCCGAACGGTGGGACGGCGTAAAGAGCTGACGCCAGAAGGAGAAACCATGCTGATTTACGCCCGCAAGATTCTGGACTTGCAGAACGAAGCTTTGAAAGCCATTCAGGGCGTGCAGTTTGAAGGCGAATTAACCATCGGTATTTCCCGCTCTCTGGTGGACGGAGACCTGACCAATGAGCTGTCCAAGTTCGCCATGCAGTATCCGCTGATAAAACTTAACGTGCGCTCCGCCTCCAGCATGCATTTGCATAACGCGTTCGAACAGGAAGAGTTTGACTGTATTATCCGCCTGACTCAGGACCCTTCTGCAGACGAGTTAGTGCTCAGCAAAGCGAAGATGGTCTGGGTGGCGTCGGATAAATTTCAATTCGATCCCGGCGTCCCTTTGCGCATGGCTAACTTCACCACGCCCTGCCAATTCCGCTCAATCAGTGAAAAAGCGCTCAAGGCCGCCGGCATTGTCTGGCAGGAAGCTTACACCACCAACAACCTCAACGCGCTGATGTCCGCGGTGCGCGGTAATCTGGCGGTCAGCGCCCGCACTCAGCATGCGCTGCAGCCAGGAACCCGGGTGGTGGGACCGGAAGAAGGTCTCCCCGAACTGCCGGAAATTTTTGTCGTGGCGCAAACCCGCGGCAGCTCAAGACTGGCCGAATTCTTTATTTCATGGTTGGCGCCCCGTCCTCCGGTAGCGGCTTGA
- a CDS encoding FMN-dependent NADH-azoreductase produces the protein MNQSITRILKIDSSARAESSMSRKLAQQLTEKLVAASPGAEVVSRDVSGGLPFVTEEWIGASYTPADQRTEAQNQALALSDSLIKEVQEADTLVIAVPMYNFSVPATLKAYIDQICRAQVTFRYTEQGPVGLLENKKAYVVTVTGGTPVNSAADFVSAYMRQVLGFIGIKDVTFINADRIMVDPESILADAQQQIAAATEVAAA, from the coding sequence ATGAACCAGTCAATTACTCGCATTCTGAAAATCGACAGCAGCGCCCGTGCGGAAAGCTCAATGAGCCGCAAGCTGGCGCAACAGCTTACCGAGAAGCTGGTCGCGGCTAGCCCTGGTGCGGAAGTGGTTTCCCGTGATGTGTCCGGCGGACTGCCTTTCGTCACGGAAGAATGGATCGGCGCCAGTTACACCCCGGCGGATCAGCGCACTGAAGCGCAAAACCAGGCTCTGGCGCTGTCAGACAGTCTGATCAAGGAAGTACAGGAAGCTGACACGCTGGTTATCGCCGTGCCCATGTATAACTTCAGCGTCCCCGCCACCTTGAAAGCGTATATCGACCAGATCTGCCGCGCGCAAGTGACTTTCCGCTATACCGAGCAGGGCCCTGTTGGACTGCTGGAAAACAAAAAGGCGTATGTGGTGACTGTCACCGGCGGCACGCCAGTGAACAGCGCAGCCGACTTTGTTTCCGCCTATATGCGTCAGGTTCTGGGCTTCATCGGAATCAAGGATGTGACCTTTATCAACGCAGACCGCATCATGGTTGATCCAGAGTCCATTCTGGCCGATGCGCAACAGCAAATCGCCGCGGCCACGGAAGTCGCCGCCGCTTAA